From Halotia branconii CENA392, the proteins below share one genomic window:
- the queA gene encoding tRNA preQ1(34) S-adenosylmethionine ribosyltransferase-isomerase QueA, giving the protein MEPQISHVDLHQSSLSEAQDLNLDRSLAGYDYELPTALIAQNPAFPRDSSRLLVVNSLTTGNETASQNHIFRDLPTLLRPGDLLIMNDTKVIPARLYGHKSTGAEIEVLLLEERRYNCWLALVKPGKRFKPGAKIIFEPRGLGKEKILAQSSIPQLTATVLETDAATSGRLLQFDVPEGKSLVQVLDVFGEIPLPPYITTSVAADEQYQTVYAQQPGAIAAPTAGLHFTPELLQKLRDRNINQVYITLHVGVGTFRPVEAEDVTSHQMHEESIEVPAATVEQIRATKAAGGRIIAVGTTAVRALEGAAKSGNLQAFCGKTDLFIYPGYQWRVVDGLITNFHLPRSSLLMLVSALIGRQRLLNIYQAAIASGYRFYSFGDAMLILPSDVKVKNF; this is encoded by the coding sequence ATGGAGCCACAAATATCACACGTTGATTTACATCAGTCCTCTCTCTCAGAGGCACAAGATCTAAATTTAGATAGGTCATTAGCTGGGTATGACTATGAACTACCAACCGCACTTATTGCCCAAAATCCCGCATTTCCTAGAGATAGTTCGCGGTTATTAGTGGTAAATTCTCTCACTACAGGTAACGAAACAGCATCTCAAAATCACATTTTTCGTGACTTACCAACACTACTGCGTCCTGGTGATTTGCTGATCATGAATGATACAAAAGTTATTCCAGCCCGACTGTATGGACATAAATCAACTGGTGCAGAAATAGAAGTGTTGCTGTTGGAAGAAAGGCGGTATAACTGCTGGTTAGCCTTAGTCAAGCCAGGAAAACGTTTCAAACCAGGAGCGAAAATTATTTTTGAACCACGAGGATTAGGAAAAGAAAAGATTCTTGCCCAGTCTTCAATTCCCCAACTAACGGCTACAGTTTTAGAAACAGACGCGGCGACTAGTGGGCGTTTGTTGCAATTTGATGTGCCTGAAGGAAAGTCTTTGGTACAGGTTTTAGATGTATTTGGCGAGATACCTTTACCACCTTATATCACCACCTCAGTCGCGGCTGATGAACAATATCAAACAGTTTATGCCCAACAACCAGGAGCGATCGCAGCGCCGACAGCAGGGTTGCATTTTACACCAGAGTTGTTGCAAAAATTGCGCGATCGCAACATTAACCAAGTTTATATTACGTTACATGTTGGTGTAGGCACATTTCGTCCTGTGGAAGCAGAAGATGTAACTAGCCATCAGATGCATGAAGAATCAATTGAAGTTCCCGCCGCAACGGTAGAACAAATCCGCGCTACCAAAGCAGCTGGTGGTCGAATTATCGCTGTAGGGACAACAGCAGTCAGGGCATTGGAAGGGGCGGCTAAATCAGGAAATTTACAAGCATTTTGTGGTAAGACAGATTTGTTTATTTACCCCGGCTATCAATGGCGGGTAGTAGATGGTTTAATTACTAATTTTCACCTGCCACGTTCTAGTTTACTAATGCTGGTGAGCGCCTTGATTGGCAGACAACGCTTGTTAAATATATACCAAGCAGCGATCGCCTCAGGATATCGTTTTTATTCTTTCGGTGATGCCATGCTAATTTTGCCGTCAGATGTAAAAGTTAAGAATTTTTAA
- a CDS encoding tetratricopeptide repeat protein, translating into MYKQHQFCQWFRCFPTLANGQKPHLGFLCATSAFLVLAAPTFTSLPGSKLLAQTPISQNLAAASLYQQGVTRYNRNDLQGAEHAFRQALQQDSTLAMARNYLGNIMLMQNRLDVAMQEYGEAIRINPNLGEAYYNLGLVLHQQGQKEAAITAYRQALVIDPMRAAAQYNLGLALYEVAQPQEAIAAYEQAINLDSSNSNAYFNLAIALQEQGQLEPAIAAYRQTLQLDPKNAIAYNNMASLMAIQGQAAGAISAYQQAIRQNPKNASAYYNLGVTLYNQGDFKKANGVLKRARNEYREQGNTEQAEKIEQLMQQIVQKTQQQQPQAQTVNPTDNVMTPEQQMPNQPEIPVKPSIVPISSEPQPTSMSPGQ; encoded by the coding sequence ATGTATAAACAGCATCAATTTTGTCAGTGGTTTCGCTGCTTTCCTACATTGGCAAATGGGCAGAAGCCGCATCTGGGATTTCTCTGTGCAACTTCTGCATTTTTGGTGTTGGCTGCACCAACATTCACAAGTTTACCAGGAAGCAAACTACTGGCACAAACTCCCATCTCGCAGAATTTAGCAGCAGCCAGCCTTTATCAACAAGGAGTTACCCGTTATAACCGCAACGATTTACAAGGTGCAGAACATGCTTTTCGGCAAGCATTGCAGCAAGACTCTACCCTAGCAATGGCACGGAATTACTTGGGTAATATTATGCTGATGCAAAATCGTCTGGATGTAGCGATGCAAGAATATGGAGAGGCAATTAGAATTAATCCTAATCTCGGTGAAGCTTATTATAATTTGGGGTTAGTATTGCACCAACAAGGACAAAAAGAAGCCGCAATTACTGCTTATCGCCAAGCTTTAGTCATAGATCCGATGAGAGCCGCAGCCCAGTATAATTTGGGGCTAGCTTTGTATGAAGTAGCACAACCACAAGAGGCGATCGCTGCATACGAGCAAGCAATTAATTTAGATAGCAGCAATAGCAACGCTTATTTTAACTTAGCGATCGCCCTCCAAGAACAAGGTCAACTAGAACCTGCGATCGCTGCTTATCGGCAAACCTTACAATTAGATCCTAAAAATGCCATAGCCTATAACAATATGGCAAGTTTAATGGCAATTCAAGGTCAAGCAGCTGGGGCTATTTCTGCTTATCAGCAAGCCATTCGCCAAAATCCTAAGAATGCCTCAGCTTACTATAACTTAGGAGTAACTTTATATAATCAAGGCGATTTCAAGAAAGCCAATGGTGTATTAAAACGCGCCCGCAACGAGTATCGTGAGCAAGGTAACACCGAGCAAGCTGAGAAAATTGAGCAATTAATGCAGCAAATTGTCCAAAAAACACAACAGCAGCAACCCCAAGCCCAGACTGTAAATCCTACAGATAATGTAATGACACCTGAGCAACAAATGCCAAATCAACCAGAAATACCTGTTAAACCTAGCATTGTACCAATTTCTAGTGAACCACAGCCTACTTCCATGAGTCCAGGTCAATAA